Proteins from one Oryza sativa Japonica Group chromosome 12, ASM3414082v1 genomic window:
- the LOC107279681 gene encoding uncharacterized protein, producing the protein MLQNPHSAGTKSYARWSEDLRQDDPNKKQPHRAMVYLATHKKKDKDKNQHVVTLENLIDEQPELAQNDQGRVAWEGDALNKVLGKEKPGQVHGMGLLPVPKQVYGRTSHHLKNINITTVNDSSSNEETHVRGEVGELKKLVKTLGQRIEELENKGTSNGNSEPTMATSQRTFDDGIEEGVVRTNRKRVRCSRPDQDDSMSNQRNISMVFCRF; encoded by the exons ATGTTACAGAACCCTCACTCAGCAGGGACAAAGAGTTATGCTCGTTGGTCTGAGGACTTG AGACAAGATGATCCAAATAAGAAGCAGCCACATAGAGCAATGGTTTACTTAGCAACTcacaaaaaaaaggataaagatAAAAATCAACACGTG GTCACATTGGAGAACCTCATCGATGAACAACCAGAGTTGGCACAAAATGACCAAGGAAGAGTTGCATGGGAAGGTGATGCGCTAAATAAAGTATTGGGCAAAGAAAAACCTGGCCAAGTGCACGGAATGGGATTACTTCCTGTTCCTAAGCAGGTTTATGGTCGTACATCACATCATCTCAAGAACATAAACATCACTACAGTGAATGACTCATCATCGAATGAAGAGACACATGTTAGAGGGGAAGTGggggaattaaaaaaattagtcaaaaCACTGGGTCAGCGTATTGAGGAGTTGGAAAACAAAGGAACAAGCAATGGGAATAGTGAACCAACTATG GCAACATCTCAGAGAACTTTTGATGATGGTATTGAAGAGGGAGTAGTACGGACTAATAGAAAG AGGGTTCGATGCAGTAGACCTGATCAAGACGACTCAATGAGTAATCAAAGAAATATATCAATGGTATTTTGTCGTTTCTAA